A single region of the Hippoglossus hippoglossus isolate fHipHip1 chromosome 17, fHipHip1.pri, whole genome shotgun sequence genome encodes:
- the nyap2b gene encoding zinc finger CCCH domain-containing protein 13 isoform X1 translates to MMSSKEEETLRFFQYVEENGLRAYNGLVAQNLDHTRNERNKAFLQEKNDKKRKQEEAIRRTGEDIATEGKHLRMGSITMPDPQERMPMPHPHALAGGQGFSVRSQSLHSVGGGNTGGGGEEEVGSPTSRKQPPPKPRRDPATKLSMSSEAVDHSPTSTCRGERCDAQECSEDCRRVPPPKPKRNPNTQLSVSFDESYIKTHRPHHHATSPCERNPSPPQSDESPTDDCEDEPVYIEMGGIDVGAREPLKSEDEEPGESVYEEMKYPALDDMEYRTDPVGCRSACPTPAPYDPEPLSRCSTPRNIPLCDIPAPFPNLLTHRPPLLVFPPAPAQCSPNSDESPLTPLDVTKLPMLENQPYSKSPTSSGEPASAHIRRELTATPTLTVSGRSSAPPLPCTLYKSSSSSSYQRSHSACPSPVSMGRCLTPLSLMRTPPFDASMPFPGGLPRSASATPHGKGSPPQDGVGRLHGSMQNVSTGRSRTPTSPLDELTNLFTTGRNMLKKNASGRKSKEPGETESKSKSHSESKREGKERHSKESKRESKERHSKESSHRRDKDKDKDKDKDKDRHRDKDKDRDKDRHRDKDKDRHRDKDRDKDKDRDRDRGSNNVDQLPHKNSKDRTCSSVEAPPVRRDSRDGRDQGCSSVEPIPVRRNSKDKGCSSLEPISAIRRDSKDRGISNGDLMPRRDSKDRSGGHGVEPLLRQDSKDRERLLDQPPELLPRQDTKERARNGVDSRHESRERLLDQPPELISGQDSKEKARNGVDLKHESRDRPPELLPRLESKDRAKTGAEYRYDSKDHRPDLLPRQDSKERLRGEIEHRHEGRIDQPPEILPRQETSRGGNSKDRVVSSSDSKVEGRERSCHNGGDIPPPPLPKQESKDLSKTGLEVRRDSKDRSLNGSGEQHYYDLKNSKSPTAMEYRCDSKGFRRDGTPRRENRTNYSMEQSKAQERNGSTTSGQHSSTTTPTHHGRSSGSPPMTVGTGNDPKAPPKYARSPSAPGNPSPMGTPQKRVAETHHSQMPQMPWICGDTTMLEQIERKRTLCMEIRSRQHPHLQRSLERPPPPPPDRNEDRPPERSQCKQESAPVLPSWGKSSGAKKIRPPPYPTQTTVFWDTAI, encoded by the exons ATGATGAGCTCCAAAGAGGAGGAAACTCTCCGGTTTTTCCAGTATGTTGAGGAGAATGGGCTGAGAGCCTACAATGGCCTGGTAGCTCAGAACTTGGACCACACCAGGAATGAGAGAAATAAGGCcttcctgcaggaaaaaaacgacaagaagagaaaacaggaggaagccATAAGGAG GACAGGAGAAGACATAGCAACTGAGGGCAAGCACTTGCGTATGGGCTCCATTACCATGCCGGACCCCCAGGAACGCATGCCCATGCCCCACCCGCACGCCCTTGCCGGTGGCCAGGGCTTCTCCGTACGCTCCCAGTCCCTCCACTCTGTCGGTGGTGGGAACActgggggtggaggagaggaggaagtgggaaGTCCGACCTCTAGGAAGCAGCCCCCACCCAAGCCCAGGAGGGACCCAGCCACCAAGCTGAGCATGTCGTCCGAGGCGGTGGACCACAGTCCCACGTCCACCTGCCGCGGGGAGAGATGTGACG CTCAAGAATGCAGCGAGGACTGTAGGAGGGTGCCGCCACCCAAACCCAAGAGGAACCCCAACACACAGCTGAGCGTTTCCTTCGATGAGTCCTACATCAAGACTCACAGACCCCACCACCACGCCACCTCCCCCTGCGAACGCAACCCCTCGCCACCGCAGAGCGACGAGAGCCCTACAGATGACTGTGAAGATGAACCTGTGTATATAGAGATGGGCGGGATTGACGTCGGAGCACGGGAACCCCTGAAGAGCGAGGATGAGGAACCGGGAGAGTCTGTGTACGAGGAGATGAAGTACCCAGCTCTGGATGATATGGAGTACCGCACTGACCCTGTGGGATGCCGCTCTGCATGCCCCACCCCTGCCCCTTATGACCCCGAGCCTCTCAGCCGCTGCTCCACACCTCGAAACATTCCCCTCTGTGACATTCCTGCACCTTTTCCCAATTTACTCACCCATCGGCCTCCGCTGTTGGTGTTCCCCCCAGCACCAGCGCAGTGTTCGCCCAACTCCGACGAGTCTCCCCTCACCCCTCTAGATGTGACCAAATTGCCCATGCTGGAGAACCAACCCTACAGCAAATCCCCGACATCCTCGGGTGAGCCAGCCTCCGCACACATCCGCAGGGAGCTCACCGCCACCCCAACCCTCACCGTCTCCGGGCGCTCCTCCGCACCTCCTCTACCCTGCACCCTCTACAagtcgtcctcctcgtcctcctaTCAGCGCAGCCACTCTGCTTGCCCATCGCCCGTCAGCATGGGTCGCTGTCTCACCCCCCTGAGCCTCATGCGTACACCTCCCTTTGACGCCTCAATGCCATTCCCTGGAGGTCTGCCTCGCAGCGCCTCTGCCACCCCTCACGGCAAAGGTTCACCACCTCAAGATGGTGTGGGTCGACTCCATGGCTCTATGCAGAATGTGTCAACAGGGCGGTCACGAACACCCACCAGCCCGCTGGACGAACTCACCAACCTGTTCACCACAGGCAGGAACATGCTGAAGAAAAACGCAAGTGGCAGAAAGTCGAAAGAGCCTGGAGAAA CTGAGTCCAAAAGCAAGTCTCACAGTGAGTCCAAGCGTGAAGGCAAGGAACGTCACAGTAAGGAGTCCAAGCGAGAATCCAAGGAGCGGCACAGCAAAGAGTCTTCACATCGGCGAGACAAAGACAAGGAcaaggacaaagacaaagacaaagacagacacagagacaaagacaaagacagagacaaagacagacacagagacaaagacaaagacagacacagagacaaagacagagacaaagacaaagacagagacagagacagaggaagcaaCAATGTAGACCAACTGCCCCACAAAAACAGTAAAGACCGAACTTGTAGTAGTGTAGAGGCACCGCCTGTTCGCAGGGACAGCAGGGACGGCAGGGACCAGGGCTGCAGCAGTGTAGAGCCAATCCCTGTGAGACGGAACTCCAAAGACAAGGGCTGCAGCTCCTTAGAACCAATCTCTGCGATAAGAAGAGACTCCAAGGACAGAGGGATCAGCAATGGTGACTTGATGCCAAGGAGAGACAGCAAGGACCGGAGCGGGGGACATGGAGTGGAGCCTCTGCTGAGGCAGGACAGCAAAGACCGAGAGAGACTGCTGGATCAGCCGCCTGAGCTCTTACCAAGACAAGACACCAAGGAAAGGGCGAGAAATGGTGTAGACTCCAGACACGAAAGCAGAGAGAGACTGCTAGATCAGCCACCTGAGCTCATATCAGGGCAGGATAGTAAGGAGAAGGCCAGGAACGGTGTGGACTTAAAGCATGAAAGCAGAGACAGGCCACCTGAGCTTTTACCCCGACTGGAGAGCAAAGACAGAGCTAAAACTGGAGCAGAATATAGGTATGATAGCAAAGATCATCGACCTGATTTGTTACCCCGACAGGATAGCAAAGAGAGACTCAGGGGTGAGATTGAGCATAGGCACGAAGGTAGAATAGACCAGCCTCCGGAGATCCTGCCCCGACAAGAAACGTCCAGAGGCGGCAACAGCAAGGACAGAGTTGTCTCCAGCTCTGACTCCAAGGTTGAAGGGAGAGAGCGGAGCTGTCACAATGGAGGAgatattcctcctcctcctctacccaAGCAGGAGAGTAAAGATCTGAGCAAAACTGGCCTCGAGGTGAGGCGGGACAGCAAAGACAGAAGTCTGAATGGCTCGGGGGAGCAGCATTATTACGATTTGAAGAACAGCAAGAGCCCCACTGCAATGGAGTATAGGTGTGATAGCAAAGGATTCAGACGGGATGGCACGCCCCGACgggaaaacagaacaaactacAGCATGGAACAGTCGAAAGCACAAGAGAGGAACGGCAGCACAACGTCAGGGCAGCATTCATCCACCACAACACCTACTCACCATGGGAGATCATCCGGCAGCCCACCAATGACTGTGGGAACAGGAAATG ATCCGAAAGCACCACCGAAATATGCCCGCTCACCTTCTGCTCCTGGCAACCCCTCACCAATGGGAACTCCACAAAAGAGGGTAGCAGAGACACATCACAGTCAG ATGCCCCAGATGCCCTGGATATGTGGGGACACCACCATGCTCGAACAGATCGAGAGGAAACGCACCCTCTGCATGGAGATCCGCTCCAGACAGCACCCGCACCTGCAGCGATCCCTGGagaggcctcctcctcctcctccggacAGGAACGAGGACAGGCCCCCGGAGCGGAGTCAGTGCAAGCAAGAGAGTGCACCTGTCCTCCCAAGCTGGGGGAAAAGCAGCGGGGCCAAAAAGATCCGTCCCCCCCCTTACCCCACACAGACAACCGTATTCTGGGACACAGCCATCTGA
- the nyap2b gene encoding zinc finger CCCH domain-containing protein 13 isoform X2: MMSSKEEETLRFFQYVEENGLRAYNGLVAQNLDHTRNERNKAFLQEKNDKKRKQEEAIRRTGEDIATEGKHLRMGSITMPDPQERMPMPHPHALAGGQGFSVRSQSLHSVGGGNTGGGGEEEVGSPTSRKQPPPKPRRDPATKLSMSSEAVDHSPTSTCRGERCDAQECSEDCRRVPPPKPKRNPNTQLSVSFDESYIKTHRPHHHATSPCERNPSPPQSDESPTDDCEDEPVYIEMGGIDVGAREPLKSEDEEPGESVYEEMKYPALDDMEYRTDPVGCRSACPTPAPYDPEPLSRCSTPRNIPLCDIPAPFPNLLTHRPPLLVFPPAPAQCSPNSDESPLTPLDVTKLPMLENQPYSKSPTSSGEPASAHIRRELTATPTLTVSGRSSAPPLPCTLYKSSSSSSYQRSHSACPSPVSMGRCLTPLSLMRTPPFDASMPFPGGLPRSASATPHGKGSPPQDGVGRLHGSMQNVSTGRSRTPTSPLDELTNLFTTGRNMLKKNASGRKSKEPGETESKSKSHSESKREGKERHSKESKRESKERHSKESSHRRDKDKDKDKDKDKDRHRDKDKDRDKDRHRDKDKDRHRDKDRDKDKDRDRDRGSNNVDQLPHKNSKDRTCSSVEAPPVRRDSRDGRDQGCSSVEPIPVRRNSKDKGCSSLEPISAIRRDSKDRGISNGDLMPRRDSKDRSGGHGVEPLLRQDSKDRERLLDQPPELLPRQDTKERARNGVDSRHESRERLLDQPPELISGQDSKEKARNGVDLKHESRDRPPELLPRLESKDRAKTGAEYRYDSKDHRPDLLPRQDSKERLRGEIEHRHEGRIDQPPEILPRQETSRGGNSKDRVVSSSDSKVEGRERSCHNGGDIPPPPLPKQESKDLSKTGLEVRRDSKDRSLNGKSPTAMEYRCDSKGFRRDGTPRRENRTNYSMEQSKAQERNGSTTSGQHSSTTTPTHHGRSSGSPPMTVGTGNDPKAPPKYARSPSAPGNPSPMGTPQKRVAETHHSQMPQMPWICGDTTMLEQIERKRTLCMEIRSRQHPHLQRSLERPPPPPPDRNEDRPPERSQCKQESAPVLPSWGKSSGAKKIRPPPYPTQTTVFWDTAI, translated from the exons ATGATGAGCTCCAAAGAGGAGGAAACTCTCCGGTTTTTCCAGTATGTTGAGGAGAATGGGCTGAGAGCCTACAATGGCCTGGTAGCTCAGAACTTGGACCACACCAGGAATGAGAGAAATAAGGCcttcctgcaggaaaaaaacgacaagaagagaaaacaggaggaagccATAAGGAG GACAGGAGAAGACATAGCAACTGAGGGCAAGCACTTGCGTATGGGCTCCATTACCATGCCGGACCCCCAGGAACGCATGCCCATGCCCCACCCGCACGCCCTTGCCGGTGGCCAGGGCTTCTCCGTACGCTCCCAGTCCCTCCACTCTGTCGGTGGTGGGAACActgggggtggaggagaggaggaagtgggaaGTCCGACCTCTAGGAAGCAGCCCCCACCCAAGCCCAGGAGGGACCCAGCCACCAAGCTGAGCATGTCGTCCGAGGCGGTGGACCACAGTCCCACGTCCACCTGCCGCGGGGAGAGATGTGACG CTCAAGAATGCAGCGAGGACTGTAGGAGGGTGCCGCCACCCAAACCCAAGAGGAACCCCAACACACAGCTGAGCGTTTCCTTCGATGAGTCCTACATCAAGACTCACAGACCCCACCACCACGCCACCTCCCCCTGCGAACGCAACCCCTCGCCACCGCAGAGCGACGAGAGCCCTACAGATGACTGTGAAGATGAACCTGTGTATATAGAGATGGGCGGGATTGACGTCGGAGCACGGGAACCCCTGAAGAGCGAGGATGAGGAACCGGGAGAGTCTGTGTACGAGGAGATGAAGTACCCAGCTCTGGATGATATGGAGTACCGCACTGACCCTGTGGGATGCCGCTCTGCATGCCCCACCCCTGCCCCTTATGACCCCGAGCCTCTCAGCCGCTGCTCCACACCTCGAAACATTCCCCTCTGTGACATTCCTGCACCTTTTCCCAATTTACTCACCCATCGGCCTCCGCTGTTGGTGTTCCCCCCAGCACCAGCGCAGTGTTCGCCCAACTCCGACGAGTCTCCCCTCACCCCTCTAGATGTGACCAAATTGCCCATGCTGGAGAACCAACCCTACAGCAAATCCCCGACATCCTCGGGTGAGCCAGCCTCCGCACACATCCGCAGGGAGCTCACCGCCACCCCAACCCTCACCGTCTCCGGGCGCTCCTCCGCACCTCCTCTACCCTGCACCCTCTACAagtcgtcctcctcgtcctcctaTCAGCGCAGCCACTCTGCTTGCCCATCGCCCGTCAGCATGGGTCGCTGTCTCACCCCCCTGAGCCTCATGCGTACACCTCCCTTTGACGCCTCAATGCCATTCCCTGGAGGTCTGCCTCGCAGCGCCTCTGCCACCCCTCACGGCAAAGGTTCACCACCTCAAGATGGTGTGGGTCGACTCCATGGCTCTATGCAGAATGTGTCAACAGGGCGGTCACGAACACCCACCAGCCCGCTGGACGAACTCACCAACCTGTTCACCACAGGCAGGAACATGCTGAAGAAAAACGCAAGTGGCAGAAAGTCGAAAGAGCCTGGAGAAA CTGAGTCCAAAAGCAAGTCTCACAGTGAGTCCAAGCGTGAAGGCAAGGAACGTCACAGTAAGGAGTCCAAGCGAGAATCCAAGGAGCGGCACAGCAAAGAGTCTTCACATCGGCGAGACAAAGACAAGGAcaaggacaaagacaaagacaaagacagacacagagacaaagacaaagacagagacaaagacagacacagagacaaagacaaagacagacacagagacaaagacagagacaaagacaaagacagagacagagacagaggaagcaaCAATGTAGACCAACTGCCCCACAAAAACAGTAAAGACCGAACTTGTAGTAGTGTAGAGGCACCGCCTGTTCGCAGGGACAGCAGGGACGGCAGGGACCAGGGCTGCAGCAGTGTAGAGCCAATCCCTGTGAGACGGAACTCCAAAGACAAGGGCTGCAGCTCCTTAGAACCAATCTCTGCGATAAGAAGAGACTCCAAGGACAGAGGGATCAGCAATGGTGACTTGATGCCAAGGAGAGACAGCAAGGACCGGAGCGGGGGACATGGAGTGGAGCCTCTGCTGAGGCAGGACAGCAAAGACCGAGAGAGACTGCTGGATCAGCCGCCTGAGCTCTTACCAAGACAAGACACCAAGGAAAGGGCGAGAAATGGTGTAGACTCCAGACACGAAAGCAGAGAGAGACTGCTAGATCAGCCACCTGAGCTCATATCAGGGCAGGATAGTAAGGAGAAGGCCAGGAACGGTGTGGACTTAAAGCATGAAAGCAGAGACAGGCCACCTGAGCTTTTACCCCGACTGGAGAGCAAAGACAGAGCTAAAACTGGAGCAGAATATAGGTATGATAGCAAAGATCATCGACCTGATTTGTTACCCCGACAGGATAGCAAAGAGAGACTCAGGGGTGAGATTGAGCATAGGCACGAAGGTAGAATAGACCAGCCTCCGGAGATCCTGCCCCGACAAGAAACGTCCAGAGGCGGCAACAGCAAGGACAGAGTTGTCTCCAGCTCTGACTCCAAGGTTGAAGGGAGAGAGCGGAGCTGTCACAATGGAGGAgatattcctcctcctcctctacccaAGCAGGAGAGTAAAGATCTGAGCAAAACTGGCCTCGAGGTGAGGCGGGACAGCAAAGACAGAAGTCTGAATG GCAAGAGCCCCACTGCAATGGAGTATAGGTGTGATAGCAAAGGATTCAGACGGGATGGCACGCCCCGACgggaaaacagaacaaactacAGCATGGAACAGTCGAAAGCACAAGAGAGGAACGGCAGCACAACGTCAGGGCAGCATTCATCCACCACAACACCTACTCACCATGGGAGATCATCCGGCAGCCCACCAATGACTGTGGGAACAGGAAATG ATCCGAAAGCACCACCGAAATATGCCCGCTCACCTTCTGCTCCTGGCAACCCCTCACCAATGGGAACTCCACAAAAGAGGGTAGCAGAGACACATCACAGTCAG ATGCCCCAGATGCCCTGGATATGTGGGGACACCACCATGCTCGAACAGATCGAGAGGAAACGCACCCTCTGCATGGAGATCCGCTCCAGACAGCACCCGCACCTGCAGCGATCCCTGGagaggcctcctcctcctcctccggacAGGAACGAGGACAGGCCCCCGGAGCGGAGTCAGTGCAAGCAAGAGAGTGCACCTGTCCTCCCAAGCTGGGGGAAAAGCAGCGGGGCCAAAAAGATCCGTCCCCCCCCTTACCCCACACAGACAACCGTATTCTGGGACACAGCCATCTGA